CCCGACGAGTACGAACGCAAGTACTACGGCCGCGGCTATCTCGACACCCTGGCCGCGGTGCAGGACTAGAGTAACAACTGAAGCGATCTACACACCGATCGTACTGTCCGCGGTTCTCGCTTGCTTCGCTCGCTCCGAACCGCGCCCCTGTCGTGCGATCGGATTCGCACTGACTTTCAGTGGCCACTATGGAAAATTTGGATAGCGAGGAAGACACCGAGTATCTCACAACCTCGTTACCGATTCCGACAGCCTGGAGTGTGAGTGCGGATTCGCGGCGGATGCGGCCGATGAGCCGTCACAGGCTTCTCAGGCGATGCAAAACGGCAATCGTAGCCGGACTGATCGGCATCTCGAGCAGGTCAATAACTACCCACCTCTCGATAAGCGGTGCGTGTTGACCGCCGCTGCGATACTGCTACTGAACCGCTCTGTGTGAGTGGTCGGATCGCCCTTCCAGAATCTACTACCGGGGTATCAACTTCTACTACGGGTCGTCGCCCTCATTGACGGCGGCGGTGACCACTGAGAGACACACCAGGCGAAGAGAGTCGTTGCAGACGTTTTCTAACTCCCGTCCGTCGTTGCCCGATTACGGTCGCGGTTTGCGTTGGAAGCGAACGTCTCCACCCACTCGAGATCGCCACACCGAAGACAGCAGTATCTTCCTTCATCTTTCCAGACGGCCATACAGCACGATCGACAGTACCGGGTCATTAAATCATCCAACAGTCTCGCCGGTATCTGTCTTCTGGCTCCGTCTCGAATCCTCGTGACCGGTTGTCAGCCCCGGTCGACGGAAGCGGCGTACGCTATTCTCGATAGTGACCGCTCACGATCGAACTCACGGTGTTCGCCGTCCCGCTCGGCGCGGCGCCCATCCCCTAAAAACGAACGAGAGTCGTGATCTATCTCTCCGTTTTCCTCCATCCGACTCCGAAAGCGGGTCCAAGAGCCAAGTCGATGGCAATCCCCATCACGACGCCGGTTGCAATTCCAAATTAGTAGTCATTCGTTATATTAGGCGATGAGTATTTCACCCACACGTAACGGACGTTTCACGGATGGTCTCACGACAAATCATGCTATTCGCACCTGTTGCTCAGTACTGACTTTGATCTCGGCATCGACCTCGAAAGCGATTGCTCGAGTACTCAGCGTTTCAGCGATCTCCGCGTTGCTCGCCGGTGAGATCGTCGCGTCCGAGGGCCTGCGTCGAGTGATCGACCGACGGCCAGGGAGCGACCGTCACGCCGACCACCCCCGATTTCTTTCGCCAAAACCGCAGGACAGCGGGGATTCGAATCCCCCGCCGGTAATCACTCGGTTTTGAGAGGGGGTTTCTACGCTCGCATCGTTACTGAATAATGCAGAGACAGCTGCTAAGTCGGCGACTATCCGGACAATTCGAAACGTTACAAAATCCTGATGGACTCGCTGGGATTTGAACCCAGGGCCTCTTCCTTGCGAAGGAAGCGATCTACCGCTGATCTACGAGCCCTCGAACGTTCCTACCCGCGGTTTCTATTTGTAGCTTGTGTTTCTGGGCCGACGTGAGGGTCCCCCACACGCCTCGAGTCACATCTCAGACGGTCGGCGCATTCCCTGACCGTCGTGACCGGGTCTCGAGCACGCCCGAGCGCCCGGCGAGGAGCCCGACCAGGAAGCCGGAGAAGTGGGCGATCAAGGCGACACCCGGCTGAGCCGTCGCCAGGGTGACGATCACCGCGAGGACGAAAAAGATCGCCCAGGTGACCCACCGCGGGACGTCGACGACCGAGGCGATCACCGACGAGAGCCGGTTCGACGCGAGAAAGTAGCCGAGCAGGGCGAAGACGGCCCCGCTAGCGCCGAGAACACCCGAAGTCGGCGTCACGCCGATGAACGGCACCGACGCGAACACTCCCGTCAGGACGATCTGGGAGACTCCCGCGAGCGCCCCCGTCACGAGCACGAACGTGTGAAAGCGAAGACGGGTCGTCGCTCGAGCGACCGGCCAGCCGAAGACGATCAGCGCGAGACTGTTCGAGAGGAGGTGGCCGAGTCCGGCGTGGGCGTAGACGCTCGTGACGATCGTCCACGGGTTGTCCGCGAGCGGCGGCGTGAGGACGAACAGTCCGATCATCGCACCGGCGGCGCCTGCGACCGCCTGAAGGACGTAGACGACGGCGAAGATCACCAGCAGGTCGATCAGCGGGCCGCTCGAGCCGGACCGTTCGTCTGTACTCGAGGAGTCCCGAGAGCGCGATCGGCTCGACATACTCCTTGCTAGCGGGCGACGGACAAAAGTTCACGCTGCTTACTGGAGCCTGCGTATCAAGTACGGTCGCCACCGAACGGCAGTACGAACCCGCTTACGCGGCCGTCGTGCGACGGATGAAACCGTCTCAGTCGGTACTGGATCGGGTGTTGCGGCCGCAAAGAACGAAAAACTGTGCGTGATCCCGAGCGAGCGTCAGTCTTCGAGGACGATCTCGATCGAGACGTCGTTCGGTACCTGGATGCGCATGAGCTGTCGGAGTGCGCGTTCGTCGGCGTCCAGATCGATCAGGCGCTTGTGGACGCGCATCTCCCAGTGCTCCCACGTGGCGGTACCCTCGCCGTCAGGCGACTTCCGGGTCGGCACCTCGAGGGTCTTCGTCGGCAGCGGGATTGGACCGCTCAGGTTGACGCCGGTGTTGTTCGCAATCTCGCGGACGTCGTCGCAGATGTCGTCGAGGTCGTCTGGACTCGTGCCCGCGAGTCGAACGCGTGCCTGCTGCATTTATTCGTTGACCTCGAGGACCTTGCCAGCTGCGATGGTCTGACCCATGTCGCGGATGGCGAAGCTCCCGAGTTCGGGGATCTTGCTGGACGGTTCGATGCTGAGGGGCTTCTGAGGTCGGATGGTGACCACAGCAGCGTCACCCGACTGGATGAAGTCGGGGTTCTCCTCCGCGACCTCGCCGCTTGCGGGGTCCATCTTTTTGTCGATGGATTCGATCGTACACGCGACCTGTGCCGTGTGGGCGTGGAAGACCGGCGTGTATCCGGCGGTGATGACCGAGGGGTGCTGCATGACGACGATCTGCGCCTGGAACGTCTCGGCGACGCTTGGCGGGTCGTCCGCAGGACCACAGACGTCACCACGGCGGATGTCGTCCTTACCGATGCCGCGGACGTTGAATCCGACGTTGTCACCTGGTTCGGCCTTGGGCACCTCTTCGTGGTGCATCTCGATCGTCTTCACTTCGCCGCCCACGTCGCTGGGCTGGAAGGAGACGTTGTCGCCGATGTTCATGATACCGGTCTCGATACGTCCGACTGGGACGGTACCGATGCCGGAGATCGTGTAAACGTCCTGAATCGGGAGTCGGAGCGGTGCGTCCGTCGGCGGCTCCGGCTCCGGCAGGGCGTTCAGGGCATCGAGCAGGGTTTCGCCGTCGTACCACGACGTGTTGTCGGAGGCCTCGGCGATGTTGTCGCCCTCGAAGGCCGAGATCGGGATGAACGAGGCGTCGTCGGTCTGGAACTGAACCTGCTTGAGCAGCTGGTTGACTTCCTCGACGACCTCGTCGAAGGTGTCCTGCTTGTAGTCGACGACGTCCATCTTGTTGATGCCGATGATGAGTTCGTCGATACCCAGCGTGCGGGCCAGGAAGACGTGCTCCTGGGTCTGGGGTGCGACGCCGTCGTCAGCGGCGACGACGAGGACGGCGTTGTCGGCCTGGCTCGCGCCAGTGATCATGTTCTTGACGAAGTCGCGGTGACCAGGACAGTCGACGATAGTAAACTCGTACTCGTCGGTCGAGAACTCCTGGTGGGCGATGTCGATGGTGACACCGCGTTCGCGCTCCTCGGCGAGGTTGTCCATGACGTAGGCGAACTCGAAGCCGCCTTTGCCCTTCTCTTCGGCTTCCTCGCGGTGCTGTTCGATGACGTGCTCCGGCACGCTCCCCGTCTCGTAGAGGAGGCGTCCCACGAGCGTGCTCTTCCCGTGGTCAACGTGGCCGATGATGGCCAGGTTCTGGTGTCGTTTGTCGCTCATTGTTGTAGCTCACGCGCAAAGGCGCTTATATCGGTATCTTTTGCCCGTTGCAGTTAAAACCATTTCGAAAGCGTATTCGATCGATCCCGACGCCTGCTTGCGGTTTGTGTCTGATGCACACGATTTCAGCTCCGGACGGACGCAGTTCCCGAGCGGAATCGCCGACGGCAGTTCTTACCAGTACCTCGAGCGACGGTTCCGAAGAACGAGCGAGTCGAGGCTATAGCAACAACTGAAACGATTTACACACCGATCGCACGACGGGAGCGCGGGTCGGAGCGAGCGAAGCAAGCGAGAACCGCGGACAGTGCGATCGGGTGTGCAGTGACTTTCAGTGGCTACTATAGCACCGAACGAGATCGAACTACCGTTCCGGGAGTCGTCCGACGTCGGACAGCACCGCCGTTGCCGTCTCCGGACCGCCCGCGCCGCGGCCGCTGTTGTGGAGGCTGCCGGCGTGTTTCGTCTCGATCTGGACGATGTTGCGCGTCCCCGTCACCGCGAGTGCGCCGTTTTCGGGAACGAGACGGGGACCGACGCGAATGCCCTCTCGAGACGCTTCGCCGATGAGCCGGATCGTGCGGCCGTCCTCGGCGGCGAGATCGAGCGCGCTACCGGGAATGTTCTGGATCCCCTCGACGGTCGCATCCTCGAGCGAGAAGCCGCCGTCGGCCAGCACGTTCGCGAGGATGACGAACTTGAGCGCGGCGTCGGTGCCGTCGACGTCGAACGTCGGGTCGGCCTCCGCGACGCCGAGATCCTGGGCTTCGGCGAGGACGTGTTCGTAGTCGAGTCCCTCGGCGGCCATCCGCGTGAGGATGAAGTTCGCGGTCCCGTTGAGGACGCCCCGAACCGCGGTGACCGCCTGCGGCGTCGAGTCCTCGACGGTCGAGAGCACGGGAATCGCGCCGCCGACGGTCGCCTCGAACCGGATCGAACCCTCGCTCTCGGCCTCGAGTGCTCGCAGTTCCTCGTAGCGCTCGGCGACCGGCCCCTTGTTCGCCAGCACGACGTGGTGGTCGGTCTCGAGTGCGCGTTTCACGTGCGTAAAGCCCGGTTCGGCGTCGCCGAGCGTCGTCGGCGTCGCCTCCACGAGGACGTCGTAGGCGGTCTCGAAGACCGCTGCGGGGTCGTCCGGACCGAGGGGATCGCCGCCGAGTTTGCGCTCGAGCGCCCGATCGACGTCGATGCCGTCGGGATCGATCGCGGCGTCGCTCGAGTCGGCCAGCGCGACGACGTCGTGGCCGTACTCGCCGGCGAGGTCGGCGACCGAGCGTCCGACGTCACCGGCACCGAGGATCGCGAGACGCATCAGGCGTCACCTCCGACCAGCGGTTCGACGACGGTGAGATCCTTGTCCGCACCGATCGATCGGACGACCTCGAACACCTGGTCGGACCGTCCGGAGTCGATCGCGAGGCGAATCCGGGCACTCGAGGTGGCGTCGGTGCCGTCGGGCGCGGCGAGCGAGAGATCCTGGACGACTGCGTCGGCCTCGTCCTCGATCCGCGAGAGCGTCCCCGAGAGATCGTTCTCGACGATGTGTCCGACCAGCACGACGCTCAACTCCTCGCCGTAGTGCTCGGCGCCGGC
This DNA window, taken from Natronococcus sp. CG52, encodes the following:
- a CDS encoding rhomboid family intramembrane serine protease; this translates as MSSRSRSRDSSSTDERSGSSGPLIDLLVIFAVVYVLQAVAGAAGAMIGLFVLTPPLADNPWTIVTSVYAHAGLGHLLSNSLALIVFGWPVARATTRLRFHTFVLVTGALAGVSQIVLTGVFASVPFIGVTPTSGVLGASGAVFALLGYFLASNRLSSVIASVVDVPRWVTWAIFFVLAVIVTLATAQPGVALIAHFSGFLVGLLAGRSGVLETRSRRSGNAPTV
- the rpsJ gene encoding 30S ribosomal protein S10; translation: MQQARVRLAGTSPDDLDDICDDVREIANNTGVNLSGPIPLPTKTLEVPTRKSPDGEGTATWEHWEMRVHKRLIDLDADERALRQLMRIQVPNDVSIEIVLED
- the tuf gene encoding translation elongation factor EF-1 subunit alpha; the protein is MSDKRHQNLAIIGHVDHGKSTLVGRLLYETGSVPEHVIEQHREEAEEKGKGGFEFAYVMDNLAEERERGVTIDIAHQEFSTDEYEFTIVDCPGHRDFVKNMITGASQADNAVLVVAADDGVAPQTQEHVFLARTLGIDELIIGINKMDVVDYKQDTFDEVVEEVNQLLKQVQFQTDDASFIPISAFEGDNIAEASDNTSWYDGETLLDALNALPEPEPPTDAPLRLPIQDVYTISGIGTVPVGRIETGIMNIGDNVSFQPSDVGGEVKTIEMHHEEVPKAEPGDNVGFNVRGIGKDDIRRGDVCGPADDPPSVAETFQAQIVVMQHPSVITAGYTPVFHAHTAQVACTIESIDKKMDPASGEVAEENPDFIQSGDAAVVTIRPQKPLSIEPSSKIPELGSFAIRDMGQTIAAGKVLEVNE
- a CDS encoding homoserine dehydrogenase, with the translated sequence MRLAILGAGDVGRSVADLAGEYGHDVVALADSSDAAIDPDGIDVDRALERKLGGDPLGPDDPAAVFETAYDVLVEATPTTLGDAEPGFTHVKRALETDHHVVLANKGPVAERYEELRALEAESEGSIRFEATVGGAIPVLSTVEDSTPQAVTAVRGVLNGTANFILTRMAAEGLDYEHVLAEAQDLGVAEADPTFDVDGTDAALKFVILANVLADGGFSLEDATVEGIQNIPGSALDLAAEDGRTIRLIGEASREGIRVGPRLVPENGALAVTGTRNIVQIETKHAGSLHNSGRGAGGPETATAVLSDVGRLPER
- a CDS encoding amino acid-binding protein, whose product is MADESAEDEAETDGGVRAYTVRLELVDEPGELLRALAPVADNGGNLLSIHHERGNITPRGHIPVEVDLESPPERFDEIVEGLREAGVNVIQAGAEHYGEELSVVLVGHIVENDLSGTLSRIEDEADAVVQDLSLAAPDGTDATSSARIRLAIDSGRSDQVFEVVRSIGADKDLTVVEPLVGGDA